In Parasegetibacter sp. NRK P23, a single genomic region encodes these proteins:
- a CDS encoding MarR family winged helix-turn-helix transcriptional regulator: protein MYFASGALARKVEKLAMECWKPVGLSPSHAYLLLLVLDKPGVQPNHLSVQLQLTPSTITRLIEKLEEKKLVTRTNEGKNTSVFPTEEAVEMLPLMKACRQQFHDKQAIAMNNAACGELPGTMNRLSEELGK, encoded by the coding sequence ATGTACTTCGCTTCCGGTGCCCTGGCGCGGAAAGTGGAGAAGCTGGCGATGGAATGCTGGAAGCCTGTGGGCCTCTCTCCCAGCCACGCATACCTCTTGTTGCTGGTGCTGGATAAGCCCGGCGTGCAGCCCAACCACCTCAGCGTACAATTACAATTAACGCCCAGTACCATTACCAGGCTCATCGAGAAACTGGAGGAAAAAAAACTGGTGACCCGAACCAATGAGGGCAAGAATACCAGTGTTTTTCCCACGGAAGAAGCGGTGGAAATGCTGCCGCTGATGAAAGCATGCAGGCAACAATTCCACGATAAGCAGGCTATCGCTATGAACAATGCCGCCTGCGGCGAACTTCCCGGCACCATGAACCGGCTTTCCGAAGAACTCGGTAAATAG
- a CDS encoding DNA repair ATPase, which translates to MASTENTTTILDSGTYEIIRSRLEQQRIELAQRLAQLNAARKEIFSSSGFRLVANQRITTGNNGVARGIMAFGELTLFAYNVHFGLREDIRLSDVFSIYKFTGDHFEPQPLTLIEDENFITDFTNLYKYYRDSIFARFTKTEHYLYMIFQTGKSADDRKAFKWLIKNDQLFYVDDRSVHEVKKAPQYDFNWIKTDLSNRRLGVHPHISVMDKVFIEALNGDVTFKIENNTDTGKGIFSDPVLNKDQQLDDAEYYYGDLGNLVPIKIKPYQEDFRAYIFNVRTKQVMPIPSLLDAGVLLPDNQGIIFPNGYYLQNGEYKLFESDLTELEFVRSIASPNGEDFLYVFYQRVLNTYVLMSYNMIQQQVETPIVCNGFTVFDDGMLVYFRSEPEAVRHHQVQIWQTPYTLALEENTAMSGNVLFKIGNKDIVSAMSESQEVIQLLQKEDSYEALYEDVYKRANDILDAYFWIRDDATFNLAAPLTQIRDIADTAIDEFAKVQAQRKHAKDTLDAVRKRVDQLVVDVKNASISSLDQLVDLLAATRNMQGAVIDLLNVRYMDVPAVEELKTLLQQYNARLSEDTIHFLLKEEALAPYEKRVAEQKKAASAVAKVIDAVPVEEAVKGIATGLEMLIDILNSLKIEDTTQATKIIEKISLIFASLNEVKAELVRTTTALRTKESTSEFYAQLTLLDQSIVNFLDLSTSPEKCEEYFTKISIQVEELESKFADFEEFVGKIADKRDEVIKAFNGKKDLLVAQLNKRSAALEQIGVRVLKNIENKAQSFTDKESIYAFFSTDLMIDKIRGLSEELRTLGDVAKAENLDNLLKVAQETALRNLKDKTDLFANGQNVIALGPYKFVVNKQVLDLTIVRRNERLFFHLTGTGFYKEVTAETLYTYRSIWEQELVSENIEVYRSEYLAHQTLVENNKHPAPWDAEAFINERTERDYAAAYMKGVHNTDALLIFNGLKKLRDELGILEFAPAVRVAAQLFWFSLDENTQNRLLQLIAAAYAIEQSFPGGQRAAFVEKEIVEQYHKQMGSGAAINPSSVAHYLYREFSGSGNFTCSEQAVHLKKAFRDHLFSVKRTEIFEQEAANTMFSVEERFHIIYSWLRAFLSAQTTETDEFYVEETVCLLLFRDHPYRERPASDHLWLEGMKGTHAVIMEGGKYLLHYHRFLQKMQTYSETIVPAFTAFNQEKERLVKAYKQQLKIAEFEPKVLSSFVRNRLINEVYFPLIGANLAKQIGAAGDDKRTARMGMLLLVSPPGYGKTTLMEYLAKTMGLHFVKINGPTIGHQITSIDPLEATTSGAREELKKINLSFEMADNVMLYIDDIQHCSAEFLQKFISLADGQRKMDGIFEGDSKTYDLRGKRFCVVMAGNPYTESGEQFKIPDMLANRADVYNLGDVIGGSDQLFKLSLVENAIAENIYLQRIAGRSFDDLYKLINYVETNSELLPELEGNYNRQETEDAIAVLKSVLRIRDIVVKVNAHYIASAAMKDAYRTEPPFKLQGSYRNMNRMVGKVVPLMNEEEVRMLIRSHYDGESQTLTSDAEANLLKLKEIAGFLAPEEATRWQQIVEVFRKNNRFSGLEANDTSGQMLTQLSAFNEHLEAIAKALGRNSS; encoded by the coding sequence ATGGCAAGTACTGAAAACACAACAACGATATTAGATTCCGGTACTTACGAAATCATCCGGAGCCGGCTGGAGCAGCAACGGATCGAACTCGCGCAGCGGCTCGCGCAACTGAACGCCGCACGGAAGGAAATATTCAGTTCCTCCGGCTTCCGCCTTGTGGCCAACCAGCGCATTACCACCGGTAACAATGGCGTGGCAAGGGGTATTATGGCGTTCGGGGAACTCACCCTATTCGCTTATAATGTACATTTCGGTTTGCGCGAAGACATCCGCCTCAGCGATGTGTTCAGCATCTACAAATTTACCGGCGATCACTTTGAACCGCAACCACTCACGCTGATCGAAGATGAAAATTTCATCACCGATTTTACCAACCTGTATAAATATTACAGAGACTCCATTTTCGCCAGATTCACCAAAACGGAGCACTATCTCTACATGATCTTCCAGACAGGCAAAAGCGCCGACGACAGGAAGGCGTTCAAATGGCTGATAAAAAACGACCAGCTTTTTTATGTGGACGACAGGAGCGTACACGAGGTGAAAAAAGCGCCGCAGTACGATTTTAACTGGATCAAAACCGACCTCAGCAACCGGAGGCTCGGCGTTCATCCCCACATCTCGGTGATGGATAAGGTGTTCATAGAAGCACTAAACGGAGATGTTACTTTTAAGATCGAAAACAACACGGATACAGGAAAGGGTATCTTCTCCGATCCTGTCCTTAACAAAGACCAGCAACTCGATGATGCGGAATACTATTACGGAGACCTGGGCAACCTGGTTCCTATCAAGATAAAACCCTACCAGGAAGATTTTCGCGCCTACATCTTTAATGTACGGACCAAACAGGTGATGCCCATCCCTTCTTTGCTGGATGCGGGTGTGTTGTTGCCCGACAACCAGGGCATTATCTTCCCCAACGGTTATTACCTCCAGAACGGAGAATACAAGCTTTTTGAATCGGACCTTACTGAACTTGAATTCGTACGCAGCATCGCCTCCCCAAATGGTGAGGATTTCCTGTACGTTTTTTACCAGCGTGTGCTGAACACCTATGTGCTGATGTCGTACAATATGATACAGCAACAGGTGGAAACGCCCATCGTTTGCAACGGGTTCACGGTATTTGATGATGGTATGCTGGTGTATTTCCGTTCGGAGCCGGAAGCGGTAAGGCACCACCAGGTGCAGATCTGGCAAACGCCCTATACATTGGCTTTGGAGGAGAACACCGCGATGAGTGGAAACGTGTTGTTTAAGATCGGCAACAAGGACATCGTGAGCGCGATGAGCGAGAGCCAGGAAGTAATTCAGTTGTTGCAGAAAGAAGACAGTTACGAGGCGCTCTATGAAGACGTTTACAAGCGGGCCAATGATATCCTCGACGCTTACTTCTGGATCAGGGACGATGCCACGTTCAACCTGGCCGCTCCTTTAACGCAGATCAGGGATATCGCGGACACCGCGATCGATGAATTCGCGAAAGTGCAGGCCCAGCGCAAACACGCGAAAGATACGCTGGATGCCGTGCGCAAAAGAGTGGATCAACTGGTGGTGGATGTAAAGAACGCGTCCATCAGTTCGCTTGATCAACTGGTGGACCTGCTGGCCGCCACCAGGAACATGCAGGGCGCGGTGATTGACCTGCTCAACGTCAGGTATATGGACGTGCCGGCGGTGGAAGAACTGAAAACCTTACTGCAACAATACAACGCCCGGCTGTCTGAGGATACGATTCATTTTTTGCTGAAGGAAGAGGCGCTTGCGCCTTATGAAAAACGAGTGGCCGAACAGAAAAAAGCGGCTTCAGCCGTTGCCAAAGTAATTGACGCGGTGCCTGTGGAAGAGGCTGTGAAAGGGATCGCAACAGGATTGGAAATGCTGATCGATATCCTGAACAGCTTAAAAATAGAAGATACCACACAGGCGACGAAGATCATCGAAAAGATATCGCTCATCTTCGCTTCCCTGAATGAAGTAAAGGCCGAACTGGTGCGTACCACCACCGCGTTGCGCACGAAAGAATCCACGAGCGAATTTTATGCACAGCTGACTTTACTCGACCAGAGCATTGTCAATTTCCTGGACCTCTCCACTTCTCCCGAAAAATGTGAGGAATATTTTACGAAGATCAGTATACAGGTGGAGGAGCTGGAAAGTAAGTTCGCGGATTTCGAGGAGTTTGTCGGGAAGATCGCCGATAAACGGGATGAGGTCATTAAAGCGTTTAATGGTAAGAAAGACCTTCTGGTGGCCCAGCTCAATAAACGCAGCGCCGCACTTGAACAGATTGGTGTCAGGGTACTGAAAAACATTGAGAACAAAGCACAGTCGTTCACCGATAAAGAAAGTATTTACGCGTTCTTTTCCACCGATCTGATGATCGATAAAATACGTGGATTGTCAGAAGAATTGCGGACGCTTGGCGATGTAGCCAAAGCGGAAAACCTGGATAACCTTCTGAAAGTGGCGCAGGAAACTGCGCTCCGCAACCTGAAAGACAAAACGGACCTGTTCGCCAACGGGCAGAATGTGATCGCGCTGGGTCCGTACAAGTTCGTCGTCAACAAGCAGGTGCTCGACCTCACTATTGTCCGGAGGAATGAACGGCTTTTCTTTCACCTCACGGGTACCGGTTTTTACAAGGAAGTGACCGCGGAAACTTTGTACACGTACCGTTCGATATGGGAGCAGGAACTGGTTTCGGAAAACATTGAAGTGTACCGTTCCGAATACCTGGCGCACCAAACCTTGGTTGAAAATAATAAACATCCTGCACCATGGGATGCGGAAGCTTTTATTAACGAACGCACGGAGCGTGATTACGCGGCCGCGTACATGAAAGGGGTGCACAATACGGATGCCCTGCTTATTTTTAACGGGCTGAAAAAACTGCGGGATGAACTGGGCATTCTTGAATTCGCGCCGGCAGTCCGCGTGGCAGCGCAGTTGTTTTGGTTCTCCTTAGATGAAAATACACAAAACAGGCTGCTGCAACTGATCGCCGCGGCATATGCTATTGAACAAAGTTTCCCTGGCGGACAACGTGCGGCATTCGTGGAAAAGGAGATCGTTGAACAGTATCACAAACAGATGGGTTCCGGTGCTGCCATAAACCCTTCTTCCGTTGCACATTATTTGTACAGAGAGTTCTCCGGTTCCGGGAATTTTACCTGCAGCGAACAGGCTGTTCACCTTAAGAAGGCTTTCAGGGATCATCTTTTCTCCGTGAAGCGGACTGAAATTTTTGAACAGGAAGCCGCTAATACCATGTTCTCTGTTGAAGAGCGGTTCCACATCATCTACAGTTGGCTCCGGGCTTTTCTTTCAGCACAAACAACGGAGACAGATGAATTTTATGTAGAGGAAACCGTTTGCCTCTTGCTTTTCAGGGACCATCCTTACCGTGAACGGCCGGCATCGGACCATCTATGGCTGGAAGGCATGAAGGGTACGCACGCCGTTATTATGGAAGGAGGAAAATACCTGTTGCATTACCACAGGTTCCTTCAGAAAATGCAAACATATTCAGAAACGATCGTGCCTGCTTTTACGGCGTTCAACCAGGAAAAGGAGCGATTGGTGAAGGCGTACAAACAGCAGTTGAAGATTGCCGAGTTCGAACCGAAAGTGCTGAGTTCATTCGTAAGGAACCGACTAATCAACGAAGTGTATTTCCCACTGATCGGCGCCAATCTTGCGAAGCAGATCGGGGCTGCGGGAGATGATAAACGTACGGCCAGGATGGGCATGCTGCTGCTGGTATCGCCACCGGGTTACGGTAAAACAACCCTGATGGAGTACCTGGCCAAAACGATGGGATTACATTTTGTAAAGATCAACGGCCCTACGATCGGACATCAGATTACTTCAATCGATCCGCTGGAAGCCACCACATCAGGCGCAAGGGAAGAATTGAAGAAGATCAACCTTTCGTTTGAAATGGCGGATAACGTGATGTTGTACATTGATGATATCCAGCATTGCAGCGCCGAATTCCTGCAAAAATTCATCTCCCTCGCGGATGGACAACGCAAGATGGATGGCATCTTTGAAGGCGACAGCAAAACTTATGACCTGCGGGGAAAACGCTTTTGTGTGGTAATGGCCGGAAACCCTTACACAGAAAGCGGAGAGCAATTCAAAATACCAGATATGCTCGCCAACCGGGCCGATGTGTATAACCTCGGTGATGTGATCGGCGGATCTGATCAGCTCTTTAAACTTAGTCTGGTCGAAAACGCCATAGCCGAGAATATTTACCTCCAGCGCATTGCCGGCCGAAGTTTCGATGATTTGTATAAACTGATCAATTACGTTGAAACCAACAGCGAATTGCTACCCGAACTGGAAGGTAACTACAACCGGCAGGAAACTGAAGACGCCATTGCTGTGTTGAAAAGTGTATTGCGCATAAGGGACATTGTTGTTAAAGTGAATGCCCACTATATCGCCAGTGCAGCCATGAAAGACGCATACAGAACCGAACCGCCATTTAAGTTGCAGGGTTCATACCGCAACATGAATAGAATGGTGGGCAAAGTGGTGCCGTTAATGAACGAGGAGGAAGTACGCATGCTTATCCGTTCTCATTACGACGGTGAATCTCAAACGCTTACTTCCGATGCGGAAGCCAACCTCCTCAAATTGAAAGAGATCGCGGGATTCCTTGCTCCTGAGGAGGCCACACGCTGGCAACAGATTGTGGAAGTTTTTAGAAAGAACAACAGGTTCAGCGGACTGGAAGCAAACGATACGTCCGGGCAGATGCTCACACAGTTAAGTGCTTTCAACGAACACCTGGAGGCGATCGCGAAGGCACTTGGAAGGAATTCATCCTAA
- a CDS encoding group III truncated hemoglobin — translation MKQISDMNDIRLMVDTFYGKVQLDPLLGPIFNGILHNRWQPHLEKMYRFWQTVLLEEHTYNGSPFRPHAQLPVDAKHFEHWLQLWNETIDTYFEGPKAEEAKWRGHKMAEMFLSKIEYYRNNTAIPLL, via the coding sequence ATGAAACAAATCAGTGACATGAACGATATCCGGTTAATGGTGGATACGTTCTATGGAAAAGTGCAGCTCGATCCCCTGCTGGGACCTATTTTCAACGGAATACTCCACAACAGGTGGCAACCCCATCTCGAAAAGATGTACCGGTTCTGGCAAACAGTATTGCTGGAAGAACATACTTACAACGGCAGTCCTTTCAGACCACATGCACAGTTACCGGTAGACGCGAAACATTTTGAACACTGGCTCCAGCTCTGGAACGAAACCATCGATACTTATTTCGAAGGTCCAAAGGCCGAAGAAGCCAAGTGGCGGGGCCATAAAATGGCGGAAATGTTTCTTTCCAAAATTGAATACTATAGAAATAATACCGCTATACCACTGCTTTAA
- a CDS encoding Rrf2 family transcriptional regulator yields MFSKSCEYAIRAVIFIGHRSRNGAKVGVKEIAEEIDSPVHFIAKILQELGKQGLVQSVKGPNGGFYLDPTTMKRSLADVVRAIDGDTIFSGCALGLKQCSESKPCPLHHSFKALRNNLKDMLENATLGAFTEQLEERLVFLKREEPAIK; encoded by the coding sequence ATGTTTTCAAAAAGTTGTGAATACGCGATAAGAGCTGTAATCTTCATTGGGCACCGTTCCAGGAATGGCGCTAAGGTGGGTGTAAAAGAAATTGCGGAGGAGATAGATTCTCCGGTACATTTTATCGCCAAGATATTACAGGAGCTGGGCAAACAGGGATTGGTGCAATCCGTTAAGGGGCCCAACGGCGGCTTCTACCTCGACCCCACCACGATGAAACGCTCCCTGGCCGATGTGGTACGTGCCATAGATGGCGATACTATTTTTTCCGGCTGTGCATTGGGATTAAAACAGTGCTCCGAAAGCAAGCCCTGTCCATTACACCATAGCTTTAAGGCATTACGCAACAATTTGAAGGACATGCTGGAAAACGCCACGCTTGGCGCATTTACCGAACAACTGGAAGAACGCCTGGTTTTCCTGAAAAGGGAGGAACCGGCGATAAAATAA
- a CDS encoding glycoside hydrolase family 97 protein gives MKFPLLACCTLLFLQGMTQDAVVFSPDKKLKVAISVQDGKPMYSVNLAGKDMLEASPLGLTTNEGDFSAGMKFISSTEGKVEKDYSVKTIKKSQVHYLANKLTCTFENSQQKKINVVFQVSDNNIAFRYELPAWGDRRSCVVEQEATGYQFPAVTTTFLSGMMSPMTGFARTAPSYESGYQADAPMPAPGGRKRNYVFPGLFHVGDNGWVLLSETGVRSLYCASSLGDGGANGLYTLQYPDQRQNNGFGSTGAAIALPGETPWRTITVGQNLKPIVETTIPYDVVEPLYEPSQEYKFGKSTWSWIVWQDQSMNYDDQVKYIDLAAAMGYEYILMDALWDTNIGKDRMKELIRYAASKKVEVFLWYNSNGPFNDAPQGPRNKMSASIERKKEMKWLQEAGVKGLKVDFFGGDKQETMRLYEDILSDANDHGLMIIFHGTTLPRGWEIMYPNFVGGEAVVASEMLIFSQQVREQEAFNATLHPFIRNAVASMEFGGVFLNKFLVRSNRDRNKRLTTDAFQLATAVLFQNPVQMFALTPNNLTDAPDFAIDFMKKVPTTWDETLFIDGYPGKYSVIARRKGAEWYVAGVNAEKEARKLKLNLPMFAGKKVRLYNDGSNKESFSKEVEVKKNGLLEIEVQSGGGFVVK, from the coding sequence ATGAAATTTCCCTTGCTCGCCTGCTGCACCCTGCTCTTCCTGCAGGGCATGACCCAGGATGCTGTTGTATTCAGTCCGGATAAAAAATTAAAAGTAGCCATCTCCGTTCAGGATGGAAAACCCATGTACTCCGTGAACCTCGCGGGAAAAGATATGCTGGAGGCTTCTCCGCTGGGGTTAACCACCAATGAAGGGGATTTCAGCGCCGGTATGAAATTCATCAGCAGCACCGAAGGAAAGGTGGAGAAAGACTATAGTGTAAAAACGATCAAGAAATCGCAGGTACATTACCTGGCCAATAAGCTCACCTGCACCTTCGAGAATTCACAACAGAAGAAGATCAATGTGGTGTTCCAGGTAAGCGACAACAATATTGCTTTCCGGTACGAACTTCCTGCCTGGGGAGACCGAAGAAGTTGTGTGGTGGAGCAAGAAGCCACAGGTTACCAGTTCCCCGCTGTTACCACAACCTTTCTGTCCGGGATGATGTCGCCCATGACCGGTTTCGCGCGTACCGCACCCAGTTATGAAAGCGGCTACCAGGCCGATGCCCCGATGCCCGCTCCTGGTGGAAGAAAAAGGAATTATGTATTTCCCGGGCTTTTCCATGTTGGTGATAACGGATGGGTATTGCTTTCAGAAACCGGCGTGCGCAGTCTGTATTGTGCCTCAAGCCTTGGGGATGGCGGCGCTAACGGACTCTATACACTTCAATATCCCGATCAGCGCCAGAACAACGGTTTCGGCAGTACGGGCGCGGCCATCGCGCTTCCGGGAGAAACACCCTGGCGTACCATCACCGTCGGACAGAACCTGAAACCCATCGTGGAAACTACTATTCCGTATGATGTGGTGGAGCCGTTGTACGAACCTTCACAAGAGTATAAATTCGGAAAATCGACCTGGAGCTGGATCGTATGGCAGGACCAGAGCATGAACTACGACGACCAGGTGAAGTACATCGATCTCGCCGCGGCCATGGGGTATGAATACATCCTGATGGATGCGTTGTGGGATACCAATATCGGCAAAGACCGGATGAAAGAACTGATCCGTTATGCCGCCTCCAAAAAAGTGGAAGTGTTCTTATGGTACAATTCCAACGGGCCATTCAACGATGCGCCACAAGGACCACGCAACAAAATGAGTGCGTCCATCGAACGGAAGAAAGAGATGAAATGGTTGCAGGAAGCGGGCGTGAAGGGACTGAAAGTGGATTTCTTCGGTGGCGATAAACAAGAAACCATGCGCCTCTATGAAGATATTCTTTCCGATGCGAACGATCATGGGCTGATGATTATTTTTCATGGCACCACACTCCCGCGAGGATGGGAGATCATGTACCCCAACTTTGTGGGCGGGGAAGCGGTGGTGGCATCGGAAATGCTGATCTTTTCACAACAGGTACGCGAGCAGGAAGCCTTCAATGCCACGCTGCATCCCTTTATCCGCAACGCGGTGGCCAGCATGGAATTTGGTGGCGTATTCCTGAATAAATTCCTGGTAAGAAGCAACAGGGACCGGAACAAACGCCTTACCACAGACGCTTTCCAACTGGCAACGGCTGTGCTGTTCCAGAACCCGGTGCAAATGTTCGCCCTCACGCCAAACAACCTTACGGACGCCCCGGATTTCGCGATTGATTTTATGAAGAAGGTGCCCACTACCTGGGATGAGACTCTGTTCATAGATGGCTATCCCGGGAAATACAGCGTGATCGCACGCCGCAAAGGCGCAGAATGGTATGTGGCGGGTGTGAATGCTGAAAAAGAAGCAAGGAAACTGAAACTGAACCTGCCCATGTTCGCGGGAAAGAAAGTTCGTTTGTACAACGACGGTAGTAATAAAGAAAGTTTCTCTAAAGAAGTGGAGGTGAAGAAGAATGGCCTCCTGGAAATTGAGGTACAGTCCGGCGGTGGATTCGTAGTAAAATAA
- a CDS encoding aldo/keto reductase, which produces MQYKLLGRSGLKVSELCLGTMGFGPGQAWSIDKAASFAILEKFAEAGGNFLDTANRYTNGESEKIIGEFIARDRDQFVVATKYSLYDNTTNVNASGNNRKNMMRSVDASLKRLNTDFIDLLYLHIWDSLTPVDEVMRGLDDLVRMGKVNYIGISDTPAWVIAQANTMAELMGWSKFVGLQVEYSLLQRAPERELLPMAKNFGLTLLPWAPLAGGALTGKYLKGDPGRIKEGSKRLNERSVAITQEVMAIAEEIGVEPAHVALRWTMQQGISCIPIAGATKLHQLEQNLGVLNVQLSPEQLGRLDKVSAIDMGFPGEFFKEDGVRLANFGGFYDRVEKR; this is translated from the coding sequence ATGCAATACAAATTATTGGGAAGATCGGGATTGAAAGTTTCTGAACTGTGCCTGGGCACAATGGGCTTCGGTCCTGGACAGGCATGGAGTATTGATAAAGCGGCATCGTTCGCCATCCTGGAAAAATTCGCGGAGGCCGGCGGCAATTTCCTGGATACGGCCAACCGCTATACCAATGGGGAAAGCGAAAAAATCATCGGTGAATTCATTGCCCGCGACCGCGACCAGTTCGTGGTGGCCACCAAATATTCTCTTTACGATAATACTACCAACGTAAATGCTTCCGGCAACAACAGGAAGAACATGATGCGTAGTGTGGATGCCAGTTTGAAAAGATTGAATACAGATTTTATCGACCTGCTCTACCTCCACATCTGGGATAGCCTTACGCCGGTAGATGAAGTGATGCGCGGTCTTGACGATCTCGTTCGGATGGGTAAAGTGAATTATATCGGCATCAGTGATACGCCGGCCTGGGTAATCGCGCAGGCCAACACCATGGCCGAACTGATGGGCTGGAGTAAGTTCGTGGGTTTACAGGTGGAGTACAGCTTACTGCAACGCGCACCCGAAAGAGAGTTGTTGCCGATGGCTAAAAATTTCGGTCTCACACTATTGCCCTGGGCGCCATTGGCAGGAGGCGCGCTCACCGGAAAATACCTCAAAGGCGACCCGGGCCGCATCAAAGAAGGAAGCAAGCGCCTGAATGAAAGAAGTGTCGCCATCACACAGGAGGTAATGGCCATTGCTGAAGAAATAGGCGTGGAACCCGCACATGTCGCGCTCCGCTGGACGATGCAGCAGGGTATTTCGTGCATTCCCATCGCCGGGGCCACAAAACTGCATCAGTTGGAGCAGAACCTGGGTGTACTGAACGTACAACTTTCTCCTGAACAGCTTGGGCGACTCGATAAGGTTAGTGCGATAGATATGGGTTTCCCGGGAGAGTTTTTTAAGGAAGATGGGGTGCGGCTGGCGAACTTCGGGGGGTTCTATGATAGGGTGGAAAAGAGGTGA
- the ruvB gene encoding Holliday junction branch migration DNA helicase RuvB, which yields MTFNPNLNNGSGGQSAAEREFENTIRPTELDQFSGQPQLIENIRIFIRAAKMRGEALDHILFHGPPGLGKTTLSRIVANELGVAIKETSGPVIEKPGDLAGLLTSLQPNDVLFIDEIHRLSTVVEEYLYAAMEDYRIDIMIDSGPSARSIQLTLSPFTLVGATTRSGLLTAPLLSRFGIKSRLEYYNAEVLQRIVTRSAGILQSKITSEAANEISRRSRGTPRIANGLLRRVRDFAQVLGNGVIDLAIAQHALKALNVDEHGLDEMDNRILSAIIDKFKGGPVGITTIATAVGEEPGTLEEVYEPFLIQEGFLKRTPRGREATPKAYEHLGRTPGSAAGVLF from the coding sequence ATGACATTCAATCCGAATCTCAACAATGGAAGCGGCGGACAGTCGGCAGCGGAACGGGAATTTGAGAACACGATCCGGCCCACGGAACTGGACCAGTTCTCCGGTCAGCCCCAACTGATCGAGAACATCCGCATTTTCATCCGGGCCGCGAAAATGAGGGGGGAAGCGCTGGACCATATCCTGTTTCACGGTCCTCCGGGATTGGGTAAAACCACCCTCAGCCGCATCGTGGCCAACGAACTGGGTGTGGCCATCAAGGAAACATCGGGCCCGGTGATCGAAAAACCAGGCGATCTCGCCGGACTGCTCACCAGCCTGCAACCCAACGATGTACTTTTCATAGACGAGATCCACCGGCTGAGTACCGTGGTGGAAGAATATCTATACGCCGCAATGGAAGATTACCGCATTGATATCATGATCGATTCCGGTCCCAGCGCGCGCAGCATTCAACTCACCCTCAGTCCTTTTACGCTGGTAGGCGCCACCACGCGCAGCGGTTTGCTTACCGCGCCATTGCTTTCAAGGTTCGGGATTAAATCCAGGCTCGAATACTATAATGCTGAGGTATTACAACGTATTGTAACGCGCTCTGCCGGTATTCTTCAATCAAAGATCACTTCGGAAGCGGCCAACGAAATTTCCCGCCGAAGCCGCGGCACACCACGTATCGCCAACGGTTTACTGCGCAGGGTACGCGATTTCGCTCAGGTTCTGGGCAACGGAGTGATCGACCTCGCCATCGCACAACACGCGCTGAAAGCCTTGAACGTGGATGAACACGGGCTGGATGAAATGGACAACCGCATTCTTTCCGCCATCATCGATAAATTCAAGGGCGGCCCCGTGGGCATCACCACCATCGCCACCGCTGTGGGAGAAGAACCTGGAACATTGGAAGAAGTATATGAGCCTTTCCTGATACAGGAAGGTTTCCTGAAAAGAACGCCCAGGGGAAGGGAAGCTACACCGAAGGCTTATGAGCATTTGGGAAGAACGCCGGGGTCGGCGGCAGGGGTGCTGTTCTGA